The Dendropsophus ebraccatus isolate aDenEbr1 chromosome 3, aDenEbr1.pat, whole genome shotgun sequence genome includes a region encoding these proteins:
- the LHFPL7 gene encoding LHFPL tetraspan subfamily member 7 protein isoform X2 encodes MGIVVFELNYKMKTERKGQRSMARFSVYWMREKQWQCSGEISSPCNQTCIAFRTLEEIPDVSWKISAVILFIGWLLLSFGALLVLSWTVIPAGLCQRRVCTPARHTQIIAVAVTIFGLLLFPVCLRSTFAKQICNSSLSYRSGSCSLGWGYMMAIITVMLSCFLPIIGRYNINEMKTKILRSKLTQRMLVCENHMY; translated from the exons ACAGAAAGAAaaggacagcgctccatggcgaggttCAGTGTGTACTGGATGAGAGAAAAACAATGGCAG TGTAGTGGAGAAATCAGCTCTCCGTGTAATCAAACTTGCATCGCTTTTCGAACCTTAGAGGAAATTCCAGATGTGTCTTGGAAG ATTTCAGCGGTGATACTATTTATTGGGTGGCTGCTGTTAAGCTTTGGAGCTTTACTTGTTCTCTCATGGACTGTAATTCCTGCTGGTCTTTGTCAGAGAAGAGTTTGCACTCCAGCCAGACATACACAGATCATTGCAG TGGCTGTCACCATCTTTGGGCTGCTCCTTTTTCCTGTTTGCCTTCGTTCTACATTTGCAAAACAGATTTGCAACTCATCTCTGTCCTATAGAAGTGGCAGCTGCTCACTTGGCTGGGGTTATATGATGGCCATAATAACCGTCATGCTCTCTTGCTTTCTTCCCATTATTGGCCGTTACAATATCAATGAAATGAAGACAAAAATATTAAGGTCCAAACTAACACAGCGAATGCTGGTTTGTGAAAACCATATGTACTAA
- the LHFPL7 gene encoding LHFPL tetraspan subfamily member 7 protein isoform X1 yields the protein MVSCMGSLWLALSFILSLILGFSLMSSAWFKNDTTSFGVFFQCSGEISSPCNQTCIAFRTLEEIPDVSWKISAVILFIGWLLLSFGALLVLSWTVIPAGLCQRRVCTPARHTQIIAVAVTIFGLLLFPVCLRSTFAKQICNSSLSYRSGSCSLGWGYMMAIITVMLSCFLPIIGRYNINEMKTKILRSKLTQRMLVCENHMY from the exons ATGGTGTCGTGTATGGGATCTCTCTGGTTGGCCTTGTCCTTCATTTTATCCCTTATCTTAGGATTTAGCTTAATGTCTTCTGCATGGTTTAAAAATGATACTACGTCTTTTGGTGTGTTCTTTCAGTGTAGTGGAGAAATCAGCTCTCCGTGTAATCAAACTTGCATCGCTTTTCGAACCTTAGAGGAAATTCCAGATGTGTCTTGGAAG ATTTCAGCGGTGATACTATTTATTGGGTGGCTGCTGTTAAGCTTTGGAGCTTTACTTGTTCTCTCATGGACTGTAATTCCTGCTGGTCTTTGTCAGAGAAGAGTTTGCACTCCAGCCAGACATACACAGATCATTGCAG TGGCTGTCACCATCTTTGGGCTGCTCCTTTTTCCTGTTTGCCTTCGTTCTACATTTGCAAAACAGATTTGCAACTCATCTCTGTCCTATAGAAGTGGCAGCTGCTCACTTGGCTGGGGTTATATGATGGCCATAATAACCGTCATGCTCTCTTGCTTTCTTCCCATTATTGGCCGTTACAATATCAATGAAATGAAGACAAAAATATTAAGGTCCAAACTAACACAGCGAATGCTGGTTTGTGAAAACCATATGTACTAA
- the LHFPL7 gene encoding LHFPL tetraspan subfamily member 7 protein isoform X4, whose amino-acid sequence MARFSVYWMREKQWQCSGEISSPCNQTCIAFRTLEEIPDVSWKISAVILFIGWLLLSFGALLVLSWTVIPAGLCQRRVCTPARHTQIIAVAVTIFGLLLFPVCLRSTFAKQICNSSLSYRSGSCSLGWGYMMAIITVMLSCFLPIIGRYNINEMKTKILRSKLTQRMLVCENHMY is encoded by the exons atggcgaggttCAGTGTGTACTGGATGAGAGAAAAACAATGGCAG TGTAGTGGAGAAATCAGCTCTCCGTGTAATCAAACTTGCATCGCTTTTCGAACCTTAGAGGAAATTCCAGATGTGTCTTGGAAG ATTTCAGCGGTGATACTATTTATTGGGTGGCTGCTGTTAAGCTTTGGAGCTTTACTTGTTCTCTCATGGACTGTAATTCCTGCTGGTCTTTGTCAGAGAAGAGTTTGCACTCCAGCCAGACATACACAGATCATTGCAG TGGCTGTCACCATCTTTGGGCTGCTCCTTTTTCCTGTTTGCCTTCGTTCTACATTTGCAAAACAGATTTGCAACTCATCTCTGTCCTATAGAAGTGGCAGCTGCTCACTTGGCTGGGGTTATATGATGGCCATAATAACCGTCATGCTCTCTTGCTTTCTTCCCATTATTGGCCGTTACAATATCAATGAAATGAAGACAAAAATATTAAGGTCCAAACTAACACAGCGAATGCTGGTTTGTGAAAACCATATGTACTAA
- the LHFPL7 gene encoding LHFPL tetraspan subfamily member 7 protein isoform X5 has protein sequence MTFGDQLSTQTKCSGEISSPCNQTCIAFRTLEEIPDVSWKISAVILFIGWLLLSFGALLVLSWTVIPAGLCQRRVCTPARHTQIIAVAVTIFGLLLFPVCLRSTFAKQICNSSLSYRSGSCSLGWGYMMAIITVMLSCFLPIIGRYNINEMKTKILRSKLTQRMLVCENHMY, from the exons ATGACATTTGGAGATCAGTTATCAACCCAAACCAAG TGTAGTGGAGAAATCAGCTCTCCGTGTAATCAAACTTGCATCGCTTTTCGAACCTTAGAGGAAATTCCAGATGTGTCTTGGAAG ATTTCAGCGGTGATACTATTTATTGGGTGGCTGCTGTTAAGCTTTGGAGCTTTACTTGTTCTCTCATGGACTGTAATTCCTGCTGGTCTTTGTCAGAGAAGAGTTTGCACTCCAGCCAGACATACACAGATCATTGCAG TGGCTGTCACCATCTTTGGGCTGCTCCTTTTTCCTGTTTGCCTTCGTTCTACATTTGCAAAACAGATTTGCAACTCATCTCTGTCCTATAGAAGTGGCAGCTGCTCACTTGGCTGGGGTTATATGATGGCCATAATAACCGTCATGCTCTCTTGCTTTCTTCCCATTATTGGCCGTTACAATATCAATGAAATGAAGACAAAAATATTAAGGTCCAAACTAACACAGCGAATGCTGGTTTGTGAAAACCATATGTACTAA
- the LHFPL7 gene encoding LHFPL tetraspan subfamily member 7 protein isoform X3, with product MTERKGQRSMARFSVYWMREKQWQCSGEISSPCNQTCIAFRTLEEIPDVSWKISAVILFIGWLLLSFGALLVLSWTVIPAGLCQRRVCTPARHTQIIAVAVTIFGLLLFPVCLRSTFAKQICNSSLSYRSGSCSLGWGYMMAIITVMLSCFLPIIGRYNINEMKTKILRSKLTQRMLVCENHMY from the exons ACAGAAAGAAaaggacagcgctccatggcgaggttCAGTGTGTACTGGATGAGAGAAAAACAATGGCAG TGTAGTGGAGAAATCAGCTCTCCGTGTAATCAAACTTGCATCGCTTTTCGAACCTTAGAGGAAATTCCAGATGTGTCTTGGAAG ATTTCAGCGGTGATACTATTTATTGGGTGGCTGCTGTTAAGCTTTGGAGCTTTACTTGTTCTCTCATGGACTGTAATTCCTGCTGGTCTTTGTCAGAGAAGAGTTTGCACTCCAGCCAGACATACACAGATCATTGCAG TGGCTGTCACCATCTTTGGGCTGCTCCTTTTTCCTGTTTGCCTTCGTTCTACATTTGCAAAACAGATTTGCAACTCATCTCTGTCCTATAGAAGTGGCAGCTGCTCACTTGGCTGGGGTTATATGATGGCCATAATAACCGTCATGCTCTCTTGCTTTCTTCCCATTATTGGCCGTTACAATATCAATGAAATGAAGACAAAAATATTAAGGTCCAAACTAACACAGCGAATGCTGGTTTGTGAAAACCATATGTACTAA